A single region of the Psychrobacter alimentarius genome encodes:
- a CDS encoding RraA family protein, giving the protein MDNIDIETLVESYKDIATSTIGHLNERGYLPDIKALYPCTHTVVGKIVTVVLNSDNTEVINQALIQAQPNDVLCIDAQVLGNKACWGALRTCAAIYEKLAGVVVIGRATDSLQIQQLVFPVFAQGVSAVTTFKSNDTKGMLEADIRYRFGEQSTLIRSGDIAIMDNDGVFVLSPEVAQQLLPDCQDKHQQDETKFQLFFEAYQNNQLDHLFRK; this is encoded by the coding sequence ATGGATAACATCGATATTGAGACGCTAGTAGAGAGCTACAAAGACATCGCCACCTCGACGATTGGACATCTAAATGAGAGAGGATACTTACCAGATATCAAAGCTTTATATCCTTGTACGCACACGGTAGTTGGCAAAATAGTGACAGTGGTTTTAAACTCCGATAACACAGAGGTCATCAATCAAGCCCTGATTCAAGCGCAGCCTAACGACGTCTTATGTATTGATGCCCAAGTATTAGGCAACAAAGCTTGTTGGGGTGCGCTGCGTACTTGCGCTGCTATTTATGAAAAGCTTGCAGGCGTCGTTGTTATTGGACGGGCAACCGATTCGTTACAAATCCAGCAACTGGTTTTTCCTGTTTTTGCTCAAGGCGTGAGTGCGGTCACTACCTTCAAAAGTAATGACACAAAAGGCATGCTGGAAGCTGATATCCGCTATCGTTTTGGCGAGCAAAGTACGCTTATCCGCTCAGGCGACATCGCTATTATGGACAATGATGGGGTGTTTGTACTGTCGCCGGAGGTTGCACAGCAGTTATTACCTGATTGCCAAGACAAGCATCAGCAAGATGAGACAAAATTCCAGCTATTTTTCGAAGCCTATCAAAACAATCAATTGGACCACTTGTTCAGAAAATAG